The genomic segment AAGTGAAAAACCTGACGTTCGCTTACGACGGCAGCTACGACAATATCTTCGAGGACGTGAGCTTCCAGCTCGATACCGATTGGAAACTAGGCTTCACCGGCCGCAACGGACGGGGCAAGACCACGTTCCTCAACCTGCTGCTCGGCAAATACGAATACCGCGGGCACATCTCGGCTTCCGTCAGCTTCGAATACTTTCCTTTTCCCGTCGCGAACCCCGAGGATCTGACGCTGTTTGTCATGGAGGGCATCGTGCCGGAAGCCGCGGAATGGCAGATCAAGCGGGAGCTCTCGCTCCTCAAGGTGTCCGAGGACGCGCTGTACCGCCCCTTCGAATCGTTGTCCAACGGAGAACAGACCAAGGTGCTGCTGGCCGCTTTGTTTCTCAAGGAAAACAGCTTCCTGCTCATCGACGAGCCGACCAACCATCTCGACGTGCATGCCCGCAAGCTGGTCAGCGATTATCTGCGCTCCAAGCGCGGCTTCATCCTCGTGTCTCACGACCGTGCGTTCCTGGATAACTGCATCGACCACGTCCTGTCGATCAACAGGGCCGATATCGATATTCAGAAAGGCAACTTCTCGGATTGGCAGGAGAACAAGCGGCGGGAGGACGACTTCGAGCTGGCGGAAAACGACAAGCTCAAAAAGGACATCAAGCGCCTGTCCGAAGCGGCCAAACGCACGAGCGACTGGTCCGACGCCGTCGAGAAAACGAAAAACGGCACGCGCGTCGGCGGTCTGCGCCCCGATAAAGGTTACATCGGCCACAAGGCCGCCAAGATGATGAAGCGCTCCAAAGCCACGGAGCACAGGCAGCAAGCCGCAATCGATGAACGGGCGGGGCTGCTGAAGAATATCGAGAGCGCGGAAAGCCTGAAGCTCGCGCAGCTCCCCTATCATCAGGACCGGCTCGTCGAGCTGGCGGGCGTGTCGATTTTCTACGGCGAGAAGACCGTGTGCGGAAATGTCGCATTCGCCGTCGAACGGGGCGAGCGCATCGCGCTGTCGGGACCGAACGGCTCGGGCAAGTCGAGCATCCTCAAGCTGATCTGCGGGGAGGACCTGACCTATACAGGCACGCTGAGGAAGGGAAGCCAGCTCAAGATCTCTTACGTGTCGCAGGACACCTCGCATCTGCGCGGCAACTTGTCGGACTATGCCGCGGCGCACGGGATCGACGAGAGCTTGTTCAAAGCCATTCTGCGCAAGCTCGATTTCGCCCGGGTGCAGTTCGAGAAGGACATCTCGTCCTACAGCGGCGGCCAGAAGAAGAAGGTGCTGATCGCCAGAAGCCTGTGCGAGCCGGCGCATCTGTACGTCTGGGACGAACCGCTCAACTTCATCGACGTTCTGTCGCGCATGCAGATTGAGGACCTGCTGCTCGAGCACGCGCCCACGATTCTGTTCGTCGAGCACGACAGCGAGTTCTGCAGGCGGATCGCGACGAAGGTCGTCGAGCTGTAAGACCGGGAATTGTGCGAAATGCGGATTTTGTCGAAGGAATTCAGGCTCCGTGCATCGAAATTAAGGGGATTAGAATAGCTCGGCGAGGCTGAGCGACGGAGGGTCCCCATTGATCGTACGCACCAAGCTCGCGATCCCGCAGCTACGAAGCGCTCCCGTTCCAAGGCCCAGGCTGATGCGAAAATTGAACGAGGGACTGAACGCCAGGCTGACGCTCGTGTCCGGCCAGTCCGGCTACGGGAAGACGACGGCGCTGAGCCAATGGGCGCGCGAGGCGAATCTTCCCGTGGCCTGGCTGTCGCTGGATCGGCAGGACAACGATTGGATCGCGTTCTGGAGCGGCGTGACGGCAGCCATCGAGACCGTCGCGCCGGGCTTCGGCGCATCGGTCATGCCGCTGGTGAAGGAGGGGCCGTCGTCCGCCGCGGCATCGGTCTCGGCGTCGACACCCGCCTGGTCGTCGGAGCCCGCGATCAAGGCGCTGCTGAACGCGCTGCACGACCTGGCGGGCGAGCTCGCGATCGTGCTCGACGATTATCAATTCATCGAGCTCCCTGCCATCCACCGCTCCTGGGCGTACTTTGTCGAGCGCTTGCCGGATACGGTGTATCTCTACGTGGCGAGCCGCGTCGATCCGGCGATCCCGACGGCTAGACTGCTGGCCAGACAAGAGCTGCGCCGCGTGACGACGGACGATTTGAGATTCGATGCGGACGAGGGACGCGTCTTCTTCGAGCTTAAGGCAGGGCTGGCGCTCACGGGCGAGCAGACGTCCGCGCTCGTGCGCCAGACGGAAGGATGGATCAGCGGACTGCAGCTCGCAGCCATCTCGCTCGGACGCAGCCCGGACCCGGCCTCGTTCATCAGGCAGTTCAGCGGCCGGCAGCAGCACATCTCGGATTACTTGCTGGAGGAGGTGCTGCGGGATCTCGAGGAGCCGCTGCAGGCGTTTCTGCGCGAGACTTCGGTCCTGGCGCGTATGAATCCGCAGCTGTGCGAGGCCGTGACGGGCCGGACCGACTGCCGCGCGCTGCTCGCGAGACTGGAGCAGTTGAACCTGTTCCTGATTCCGCTGGACGAGGAGCGGCATTGGTACAGGTATCACCACCTGCTGTCCGACTTTCTACGGAACCAGTTCGCCGGCACGGATCCCGAAGGATGGGCAGCCGCGCATGCAAGAGCCGCGAGAGCGCTGGAGGGACAGGGCTTCGTCGAAGAAGCCGGCGAGCACTATCTGGAGGGACGGCAGTATGGAGACGCCGTGCGGCTGATCGAGCGCCATCTGCCCGACCTCATCCGCAGCAGGGGAGCGACGCTGAGCCGCTGGGTGCTGCGGCTGCCCGAAGGCTGTCTCGAAGGGAAGCCGATGGCGGAAATGTTCTATCTGCTCCTGCTCACCGGCAGCGGGCAGAAGGAGCTGGCCGCGTGCAAGATCGGCGAAGCGCGGGTGCGTTACGAGGCGCTGCAGGGCGCGATGGACGAGACGGCGTGGCGCTCGGTCATGGGCAACCTGTATTTCCTGAGCGGCGTTGCCTGTTATCTGCTCAAAGACCTGGACGGCGTAACCGCCTACTTCGAGCTTGCGGAGCGGCTCTTCCCCGAAGCGCGGCTGCTGCGCTCCGTCTCGTTCAACAACAACCACGTGCTCGATGAATTCGACGATCATATGGGCTACCTCAACGACTACCATGCCGCACTAGAATTCATGGACCGGTGGCTGGGCGTATGGGGAGACAATCTGGCGCATCCGTTCGTCCTGTCGCTGCAAACCTCATTCAGTAAGTTGTTGTACGAATGGAACCGGCTCGAGGAAGCGGAAGCTTGCGTGCGACGGTTACTCGGACGCAGCGATACGCCCCCTGTCGCCCGCACTCTGTTATATCTGTACGGGAGCGCGTCGCGAATTCTGCAGGCCCGCGGCCGGCCGGCCGAAGCCTCGGACCTGCTGGTTCAGCTGCGGGCGCACGTCGACTCGCCGGACTACGATCTGTACATGCGCAGAATCGGGGCCGAGGAGGCCTGCCTGCGCTTGCGGCAGGGCCGGCCGGATCAGGCAGCGCAGTGGCTGGCGCAGTGCGGCATGTCGCACGCGGACGAGGTGTCGCTCGGCAGCGTCGCGGAGCAGTTGGCCCTGGCCAAGGTGCTGGCGGCCTGCGGGCGCGAAGCGGAAGCGCTGGATCTGGCGGAGCGGCTGTACGCGCTGCTGTGCAGGGAGGATCGCCTGCGGGACCGCGTGCAGGCGCTGCTCGCGCAGTGCGCGGCGCTGCGCGGTCTCGGGCGGACGGACGAGGCATTGGTCCGGCTGGATACGGCCTTGCGCCTGGCGGAGCCGCAGGGCTTCGTCCGCAGCTTCGTCGACGAAGGCGAAGGCATGGCGGAGCTGCTCGCCGCGTATGCCGGGACGGAGGCGCGCGGGAATGCGGGCGCCTTTGCTTACGCGAGAAGGCTGCTGCAGGCGGTGGCGGACGAAATGGCCGGCAGGATGGCGGTGCGCGCGGCGGCGGATGGCGACGGGGCCGACAGGCCGACGGTGCGCGAGACGGCGGATGGCGACGGGGCCGGTAGCCCGGCGGTGCGCGAGACGGCGGATGGCGACGGGGCCGGCAGGCAGACGGTGCGCGAGGCGGCGGATGGCGATGGGGCCGGTAGCCCGGGGGAAAGCCGAGGTGCTGCGGTACGCGCCCAAGCGGCTGTCCGCGGAGCGGCCAAAACCGGCGGCGCTGCGGAACGCACCCAGACGACGGGAGACGACGGGACATACGACGGAATGCTCTCGGTCAATTGCTTTGGCAGGTTCAAGGTAAGCGACCCGGACGGCCGGGAAGTCCGGTGGCGCACTTCCAAAGCGGAGGAGCTGCTGGCCTACCTGGTGCACCACCGTGGAGAAGCGGTGGACCGCTATCGCATCATGGACGCGCTGTGGGACGACGACTCTACCAAGACTTCCGCCAATCTGCATACGACGGTGCACCTGCTTCGCAAGACGCTCGGCAGCATCGGGATCAAAGACGTCGTTCAGCACAACCGCGGCTTTTACCGTGTGGACACGGACATCCTCGATTGCGACTATCTGACGTTCGAGGCATGGGTTTCCGCCGGCATGTCCCTGACAGAAGACAACATTGACCGTTGCGAAGCGATCGCCAAGCTATACGCGGGGCCTTATCTGTCGGACAACGGCTATCATTGGTCCGATCCGATCGGCAAAAGCCTTGAAAATGAATTTTTAGCGCTGCTGCTCCAGATTTACGATTATTACATGGGCGACGGTAATTATCCCGCTGCCATTGCGGTCATGAAAAGAGCGCTCAAGCACGCGGCATGGCGCGAAGACGTTCACGTGCGGCTGATCCAGGCGTATCTGGCGAACAAAGATCGGATCGCGGCGCTCAAGCAATACGATGCGTTGAAGCGGATGCTGCGCGTCGAGTATCGGCTGGAGCCGGGAGATGAGGCTAAGCGGCTATTGAACCTGCGCTAACCGTCCGACATATGACGTCAAAAAT from the Cohnella hashimotonis genome contains:
- a CDS encoding Lsa family ABC-F type ribosomal protection protein; translated protein: MSLIQVKNLTFAYDGSYDNIFEDVSFQLDTDWKLGFTGRNGRGKTTFLNLLLGKYEYRGHISASVSFEYFPFPVANPEDLTLFVMEGIVPEAAEWQIKRELSLLKVSEDALYRPFESLSNGEQTKVLLAALFLKENSFLLIDEPTNHLDVHARKLVSDYLRSKRGFILVSHDRAFLDNCIDHVLSINRADIDIQKGNFSDWQENKRREDDFELAENDKLKKDIKRLSEAAKRTSDWSDAVEKTKNGTRVGGLRPDKGYIGHKAAKMMKRSKATEHRQQAAIDERAGLLKNIESAESLKLAQLPYHQDRLVELAGVSIFYGEKTVCGNVAFAVERGERIALSGPNGSGKSSILKLICGEDLTYTGTLRKGSQLKISYVSQDTSHLRGNLSDYAAAHGIDESLFKAILRKLDFARVQFEKDISSYSGGQKKKVLIARSLCEPAHLYVWDEPLNFIDVLSRMQIEDLLLEHAPTILFVEHDSEFCRRIATKVVEL
- a CDS encoding BTAD domain-containing putative transcriptional regulator yields the protein MIVRTKLAIPQLRSAPVPRPRLMRKLNEGLNARLTLVSGQSGYGKTTALSQWAREANLPVAWLSLDRQDNDWIAFWSGVTAAIETVAPGFGASVMPLVKEGPSSAAASVSASTPAWSSEPAIKALLNALHDLAGELAIVLDDYQFIELPAIHRSWAYFVERLPDTVYLYVASRVDPAIPTARLLARQELRRVTTDDLRFDADEGRVFFELKAGLALTGEQTSALVRQTEGWISGLQLAAISLGRSPDPASFIRQFSGRQQHISDYLLEEVLRDLEEPLQAFLRETSVLARMNPQLCEAVTGRTDCRALLARLEQLNLFLIPLDEERHWYRYHHLLSDFLRNQFAGTDPEGWAAAHARAARALEGQGFVEEAGEHYLEGRQYGDAVRLIERHLPDLIRSRGATLSRWVLRLPEGCLEGKPMAEMFYLLLLTGSGQKELAACKIGEARVRYEALQGAMDETAWRSVMGNLYFLSGVACYLLKDLDGVTAYFELAERLFPEARLLRSVSFNNNHVLDEFDDHMGYLNDYHAALEFMDRWLGVWGDNLAHPFVLSLQTSFSKLLYEWNRLEEAEACVRRLLGRSDTPPVARTLLYLYGSASRILQARGRPAEASDLLVQLRAHVDSPDYDLYMRRIGAEEACLRLRQGRPDQAAQWLAQCGMSHADEVSLGSVAEQLALAKVLAACGREAEALDLAERLYALLCREDRLRDRVQALLAQCAALRGLGRTDEALVRLDTALRLAEPQGFVRSFVDEGEGMAELLAAYAGTEARGNAGAFAYARRLLQAVADEMAGRMAVRAAADGDGADRPTVRETADGDGAGSPAVRETADGDGAGRQTVREAADGDGAGSPGESRGAAVRAQAAVRGAAKTGGAAERTQTTGDDGTYDGMLSVNCFGRFKVSDPDGREVRWRTSKAEELLAYLVHHRGEAVDRYRIMDALWDDDSTKTSANLHTTVHLLRKTLGSIGIKDVVQHNRGFYRVDTDILDCDYLTFEAWVSAGMSLTEDNIDRCEAIAKLYAGPYLSDNGYHWSDPIGKSLENEFLALLLQIYDYYMGDGNYPAAIAVMKRALKHAAWREDVHVRLIQAYLANKDRIAALKQYDALKRMLRVEYRLEPGDEAKRLLNLR